The Caballeronia sp. TF1N1 genome includes a window with the following:
- a CDS encoding shikimate dehydrogenase, with product MADSIRISGATRVYGIVGDPVVQVRSPAVYTARFALEGVDAVLVPLHVHADRFDDAFPALLEISNLDGLLITAPFKKRACAFARQLGVAAKTVGAVNALRREADGSWTGDMFDGAGFVRGVEARGLSVSGRRTLLFGAGGAGSAIAAALAEAGVASISILDIDAERAVIVARNLSEAFPHTRAAGVSDARGEFDLIVNASPVGMSAGDGLPGNLGPLKKDVLVGDVVLSEEPTALIAHAQRFGCAWVNGKDMHSGQIESITSFFLTDR from the coding sequence ATGGCGGACAGCATTCGGATCTCAGGTGCAACGCGTGTCTATGGCATCGTAGGCGATCCTGTCGTGCAGGTTCGATCTCCGGCGGTCTATACTGCGCGCTTTGCGCTGGAAGGCGTCGATGCCGTGCTCGTCCCTCTGCACGTCCATGCAGATCGCTTCGACGACGCGTTCCCCGCGCTGCTGGAGATTTCGAACCTCGACGGCTTGCTCATCACCGCACCGTTCAAGAAGCGCGCTTGCGCGTTTGCCCGACAACTCGGCGTGGCCGCCAAGACAGTCGGCGCGGTGAATGCGCTGCGGCGCGAGGCCGACGGTTCGTGGACCGGCGACATGTTCGACGGCGCCGGTTTCGTACGCGGCGTCGAGGCGCGGGGCTTGAGCGTCTCCGGCAGGCGCACACTGTTGTTCGGGGCGGGAGGCGCGGGCAGCGCGATTGCCGCGGCGCTTGCCGAAGCCGGCGTCGCATCGATCTCCATTCTGGATATCGATGCCGAGCGCGCGGTTATCGTGGCAAGAAACTTGAGCGAAGCGTTTCCGCATACGCGAGCTGCTGGCGTATCGGACGCGCGCGGCGAGTTCGACCTGATCGTCAACGCATCGCCGGTTGGCATGTCCGCGGGCGACGGCTTGCCCGGCAACCTCGGCCCGCTGAAGAAAGACGTGCTCGTGGGCGATGTAGTTTTATCGGAAGAGCCGACGGCGCTCATCGCCCATGCGCAGCGATTCGGCTGTGCATGGGTCAACGGAAAGGACATGCATTCCGGTCAGATCGAATCCATCACTTCGTTTTTTCTGACCGATAGATAG
- a CDS encoding IclR family transcriptional regulator, with protein sequence MSHVPAERCLEIIALLAEGANTLPLGEIAERLSLPKSGAHRLLSTLVDLGWVAKEPDTGFYRLTMRLAVMGQRFYAATGIPNICQPVLDRLAHETREFVRLAVADGDTLVWLAQAQGATAGLIYQPPSSATGRVTVYSTATGKAWLASMPRDRAIQIVASMGFGEADRQGPNVVRSIEDLLKELALTEKRGYAIAVSEAEPGVSAVAVPIRVNGLGTALGTVSVAGPSVRMTTEQIEEIAPKLQSTASELAELWPLRPSGTALRERTTMVA encoded by the coding sequence ATGTCGCATGTTCCCGCTGAACGGTGTCTGGAAATCATCGCGCTCCTTGCCGAGGGCGCGAACACCTTGCCCCTCGGCGAAATCGCCGAGCGCCTGTCATTGCCGAAGAGCGGGGCACACCGGCTGCTTTCGACGCTCGTCGATCTTGGCTGGGTTGCCAAGGAGCCCGACACCGGCTTCTATCGGCTGACCATGCGCCTTGCGGTCATGGGGCAGCGGTTTTACGCGGCCACCGGCATTCCGAACATCTGTCAGCCGGTACTCGACAGGCTTGCGCACGAGACGCGAGAGTTCGTGCGTCTAGCCGTTGCGGACGGGGACACCCTCGTCTGGCTCGCGCAGGCGCAGGGCGCGACGGCAGGTCTCATCTACCAGCCACCCAGTTCCGCGACTGGGAGAGTCACGGTCTACTCGACGGCAACCGGCAAGGCATGGCTCGCTTCAATGCCTCGTGACCGGGCGATTCAAATCGTGGCCAGCATGGGCTTCGGCGAAGCCGACCGGCAAGGGCCCAATGTCGTGCGGTCTATCGAGGACCTTTTGAAGGAACTCGCGCTTACGGAAAAGCGTGGCTATGCGATCGCGGTCAGCGAGGCCGAGCCTGGTGTTTCGGCTGTTGCCGTGCCGATAAGGGTGAACGGTCTTGGAACCGCGCTCGGCACGGTCAGCGTTGCGGGTCCAAGTGTTCGCATGACGACCGAGCAGATCGAGGAGATCGCCCCGAAGTTGCAGAGTACGGCGTCTGAACTCGCGGAACTGTGGCCGCTGAGACCAAGCGGGACCGCGCTGCGTGAGCGAACGACGATGGTGGCTTGA